From Ostreibacterium oceani, one genomic window encodes:
- a CDS encoding lysophospholipid acyltransferase family protein, with protein MILKIRTSIAFTLAVVSLIIWTPVAILGGWVLPEKGAFYVATLWGRWVTFLVKHIVGIRYKVVGKANIPATPCVVLSKHQSMLDIFVLLMVFSPQAWVFKRELLRIPFFGWALAATKPIAIDRSAGRQAMSMLIEQGKRKLAAGFWVVLYPEGTRTKPGEKGTYKNGGVMLAKAAGVPILPVALNTGLFWEKGKGPINTGEVEIVISPLIMPNEEIRLITQQVEASIEENTAQITRQHPYYLAMLQQKKEHNKS; from the coding sequence ATGATTTTAAAGATTCGTACCAGCATTGCTTTCACACTGGCGGTAGTCAGTCTCATTATCTGGACACCCGTTGCTATCCTCGGTGGCTGGGTGTTGCCTGAAAAAGGAGCTTTTTATGTTGCGACGCTGTGGGGGCGTTGGGTGACGTTTTTGGTCAAACACATTGTCGGTATTCGTTATAAAGTAGTCGGTAAAGCGAATATTCCAGCAACGCCGTGTGTGGTCCTTTCCAAACACCAGTCCATGCTGGATATTTTTGTTTTATTGATGGTTTTTTCACCGCAAGCTTGGGTGTTTAAACGCGAACTACTACGCATTCCGTTTTTTGGTTGGGCGTTGGCGGCAACAAAGCCCATCGCGATTGATCGTAGCGCTGGCCGACAAGCCATGTCGATGCTAATTGAACAGGGCAAAAGAAAGCTGGCTGCGGGTTTTTGGGTCGTACTCTACCCCGAAGGCACACGAACCAAGCCTGGCGAAAAAGGCACCTATAAAAACGGCGGGGTAATGCTCGCCAAGGCAGCAGGCGTACCCATATTGCCTGTGGCATTAAATACGGGGCTATTTTGGGAAAAGGGCAAGGGCCCGATTAATACGGGCGAAGTTGAGATTGTTATCTCTCCACTGATTATGCCAAATGAGGAAATACGATTGATTACACAACAGGTTGAAGCCAGTATTGAAGAAAATACCGCACAGATAACGCGACAACACCCCTACTATTTGGCGATGTTGCAGCAAAAAAAGGAACACAATAAATCATAA